The sequence below is a genomic window from Polaribacter vadi.
CTATTGCATTAATTCCATAAGCATTACTAGAATCTTTAATGATTTCTTCGCCAATTTTTTTAGTATTTCCATACACAGATTCTGCCTTTTTTACAGGAGCATTTTCTGTAATTGGTGATGAATCTGGTTCTCCATAAACAGTTGCAGAAGAAGAAAATATAAAATTATCTAATTTACGATCTCTAACTTCTTGTAAAATATAAATTAGTGAACTCAAATTATTTTCGTAATAATCTAAAGGTTTTGCAATACTTTCTCCAACTGCTTTAAACGCAGCAAAATGAATGATTCCATCAATTTTATGAGCATCAAAAACGGCTTTTATTTCGCTTTTTACACGAACATCAGCTTTATGAAAAATTGGTTTTATACCTGTAATTTCTGTAATGCTGTCTAAAACAGAGATTGTTGTGTTTGATAAGTCATCAATAATTACGACTTCAAAACCTTCGTTTTGTAATTCAACTACTGTGTGAGAACCTATAAAACCAAGGCCTCCTGTTACTAAAATTTTTTTCATTATTGGTTGATTTCTGGTGTTATTTATTAAAAAAATCGATGATTGTTTTTGTGATAAATTGTAATTGATCTTCCTCTAGTTCTGTGTGCATAGGTAAAGAAATTACTGTTTTTATCAACTCATTGGTCACTGGGAAATCGCTTTCATTGTATCTTTCATCTTTGTAAGCTTTTTGTGAATGCAAAGCTACAGGATAATAAATAGCATTTGGTATTTCTTTCGTTAACAAATGTTTATGCAATTCATCTCTTTGACCATTGGTAATTTGCAATGTATATTGATGAAAAACGTGGCAATCACAAACATCACAAATTTGATTGCAATTAGCTGTTTTGTTCGATTTTGTTGTTGGAGTAATTATATTCGGGTTGTTTGCAAACGCATTGTTGTAAAAACGAGCTGCATTTCTTCTTGAATTACAATATGCATCTAAATTGGGTAATTTAGCTTTTAAAACTCCAGCTTGTATAGCATCTAATCTAGAATTTACACCCACAACATCATGATAATAACGTTCGTACATTCCATGATTTACAATACCTCTTAAAGTATGTGCAAGTGTATCATCATTGGTAAAAATAGCTCCTCCATCTCCATAGCAACCTAAGTTTTTAGAAGGGAAAAAAGAAGTTGTTCCTACATTTCCAATAGTTCCAGCTTTTTTTTGTGTACCATCTTTAAAAGTATAATTAGCACCAATTGCTTGTGCATTATCTTCAATTACAAACAAATTGTGTTGTTTTGCAATTTCCATTACAGCATCCATATTGGCAACTTGTCCAAATAAATGAACGGGTACAATTGCTTTCGTTTTTGGAGTTATTGCTTTTTTAAGCGCTTCAATATCGATGTTAAAAGTATCAGCTTCAACATCAACCAAAACAGGTGTTAATTTTAACAATGCTATAACTTCTACAGTTGCTGCAAATGTAAAATCGGCGGTAATTACTTCATCTCCTTGTTCTAAGCCTAAACCCATCATTGCAATTTGCAAAGCATCAGTTCCATTTGCACAAGGAATTACGTGTTTTACTCCTAAATAATCTTCTAAATCTTTTTGAAATTCATGCACCAAAGGTCCATTTATATAAGAGGAGGTATTTAATACTTCTTGAATTGAAGCATCTACTGTTTCTTTTATTTGTTGATATTGACTTTGTAAGTCAACCAT
It includes:
- a CDS encoding DegT/DnrJ/EryC1/StrS family aminotransferase; translation: MKKIQMVDLQSQYQQIKETVDASIQEVLNTSSYINGPLVHEFQKDLEDYLGVKHVIPCANGTDALQIAMMGLGLEQGDEVITADFTFAATVEVIALLKLTPVLVDVEADTFNIDIEALKKAITPKTKAIVPVHLFGQVANMDAVMEIAKQHNLFVIEDNAQAIGANYTFKDGTQKKAGTIGNVGTTSFFPSKNLGCYGDGGAIFTNDDTLAHTLRGIVNHGMYERYYHDVVGVNSRLDAIQAGVLKAKLPNLDAYCNSRRNAARFYNNAFANNPNIITPTTKSNKTANCNQICDVCDCHVFHQYTLQITNGQRDELHKHLLTKEIPNAIYYPVALHSQKAYKDERYNESDFPVTNELIKTVISLPMHTELEEDQLQFITKTIIDFFNK
- the galE gene encoding UDP-glucose 4-epimerase GalE, encoding MKKILVTGGLGFIGSHTVVELQNEGFEVVIIDDLSNTTISVLDSITEITGIKPIFHKADVRVKSEIKAVFDAHKIDGIIHFAAFKAVGESIAKPLDYYENNLSSLIYILQEVRDRKLDNFIFSSSATVYGEPDSSPITENAPVKKAESVYGNTKKIGEEIIKDSSNAYGINAIALRYFNPIGAHPTAKIGELPLGVPANLIPFVTQTAAGIRKELSVFGDDYPTEDGTAIRDYIHVVDLAKAHIAALKRLINKNNKNAFEFFNIGTGKGTSVLEVIKAFEKVNNLKLNYKIVDRRQGDVMTCYADTTHANKELNWKTEISLEEALRSAWKWQQKQ